The following are encoded together in the Scytonema millei VB511283 genome:
- a CDS encoding hybrid sensor histidine kinase/response regulator: MKLFSPIASPQEQDISRAKSFRGLPLQLVLVLPFVLQIIGAVGLVGYLSFKNGQQAVNVLVDRLMDKSSNLVSEHLDNYLKTPQRLNQINFHTIELGLLNLKDFKTAGHYFWKQLQTYPKVTYSGYALTTGEFAAAGRFLAGQGVTIDELSAATNWKSYTYATDSQGNRNKLAAVYDDYKPLTEPWYKDAVKAGKPTWSSVANWDGEDLGGYISINATRPIYNKQKQLVGVIGVELLLASINDFLQELKISPSAKTFIIERDGLLIASSSTEKPFTLVNGVAKRLSALDINDAQIQATAKYLKQNFGNFQRIKGEQKLNFELQNELQFVRVVPWQDEFGLNWLVVTTIPESDFMAQIHVNNQTTFFLCLVALLVAFWLGLVTSRWITQPILRLSKASAAIAQGDLNQHVEVKRIAELGVLSRSFNEMAQQLQASFANLGRINQELDRKNQEFVRVNEQLDNANQELATANDELELRVEKRTLELQHAKNAAELANRAKSEFLANMSHELRTPLNAILGFSQLMNREASLSNRQQESLRIINRSGEHLLSLINDVLDLAKIESGKMTLCPTDFDLYALLSSIKEMLTLRAESKGLHLTIERSHNLPQYIKTDDKKLRQVLINLLSNAIKFTSVGSVTLRVELAGDRQPTTNNQQPITIYFEVADTGVGIAQTEIDKIFEAFVQAETGKQSQQGTGLGLSITKKFVELMGGKISVSSALGKGTVFQFGIQALASEVSKTIEQNRTQRVIGLQPNRQEYRILVVDDRWENRQLLRRLLQPVGFQVKEAANGREAIEMWQQWQPHLIWMDMRMPVMNGYEATQKIKSHLRGQATAIIALTASTLEEEKAIVLSAGCDDFVRKPFHEEDIFDKMAQFLGVRYIYEEIVPKNVSEASNVKKLTPEALTVMSNEWLMNLSDAAALIDEEQIAQLVSQIPEAYQALAQSIQQEVKEFNFDRIMNFAQAAASL; the protein is encoded by the coding sequence ATGAAATTGTTTAGCCCAATCGCATCACCACAAGAGCAAGATATTTCGAGAGCTAAAAGCTTTAGAGGACTGCCCCTACAATTAGTCTTAGTATTACCTTTTGTGCTACAAATTATTGGTGCGGTAGGGTTAGTAGGTTATCTTTCATTTAAAAACGGTCAGCAAGCGGTGAACGTTCTTGTGGATCGCTTAATGGATAAAAGTAGCAACCTCGTGTCCGAACATCTCGATAATTATTTAAAAACGCCTCAAAGACTCAATCAAATTAATTTTCATACGATTGAGTTAGGGTTATTGAATTTAAAAGACTTTAAAACGGCAGGACATTATTTTTGGAAGCAGCTACAAACTTATCCAAAAGTAACTTATAGTGGCTATGCGCTGACTACGGGAGAATTTGCTGCTGCTGGAAGATTTTTAGCAGGACAGGGAGTTACCATAGATGAACTTTCAGCTGCTACCAATTGGAAAAGCTACACTTACGCTACAGATAGTCAAGGTAATCGTAACAAATTAGCAGCAGTATACGATGACTACAAACCTCTGACAGAACCTTGGTATAAGGATGCAGTCAAAGCAGGAAAACCAACATGGAGTTCAGTAGCTAACTGGGACGGCGAAGATTTAGGTGGATACATATCCATTAACGCCACTAGACCCATTTATAACAAGCAAAAGCAACTTGTCGGTGTGATTGGAGTCGAGCTACTTTTAGCTAGTATTAATGATTTTTTACAGGAATTAAAAATTAGTCCATCAGCCAAAACTTTTATTATTGAGCGCGATGGCTTGCTGATTGCTTCCTCTAGTACGGAAAAACCTTTTACTTTAGTTAATGGTGTAGCCAAAAGACTTAGCGCTCTTGATATCAATGACGCTCAAATCCAAGCAACAGCAAAGTATTTAAAACAGAATTTTGGAAACTTTCAAAGAATTAAAGGCGAACAAAAGCTGAATTTTGAATTACAAAACGAACTTCAGTTCGTTCGCGTAGTCCCTTGGCAAGATGAATTTGGTTTGAATTGGTTAGTCGTAACTACCATACCCGAATCAGATTTCATGGCGCAAATTCATGTCAACAACCAAACAACATTTTTTCTCTGTCTTGTAGCATTATTAGTAGCGTTTTGGTTGGGGTTAGTTACGTCGCGTTGGATTACCCAACCAATTCTACGTTTAAGTAAAGCTTCTGCGGCGATCGCTCAAGGAGATTTGAACCAACACGTAGAAGTCAAAAGAATAGCTGAACTAGGAGTATTGTCGCGTTCTTTTAATGAGATGGCGCAACAATTACAAGCATCTTTTGCTAATTTAGGTCGCATCAATCAAGAACTCGATCGCAAAAATCAGGAATTTGTCCGAGTCAACGAACAATTGGATAACGCAAATCAAGAATTAGCCACAGCTAACGATGAACTTGAACTACGGGTTGAGAAAAGAACTTTAGAACTACAACATGCTAAAAACGCGGCAGAATTAGCTAATCGCGCTAAAAGTGAATTTTTAGCAAACATGAGTCACGAACTACGGACTCCTCTCAACGCCATCCTCGGTTTTTCTCAATTGATGAATCGCGAGGCTTCTTTAAGCAATCGGCAACAGGAAAGTCTCAGAATTATCAATCGGAGTGGCGAACATTTACTTTCACTGATCAATGATGTATTAGATTTAGCAAAAATTGAGTCAGGAAAAATGACTCTTTGTCCCACTGACTTCGATTTATACGCTTTATTAAGCTCGATCAAAGAGATGTTGACGCTACGAGCAGAATCTAAAGGGTTACATCTGACAATCGAGCGCAGTCACAATCTACCTCAATATATCAAAACTGATGACAAAAAACTGCGGCAAGTTTTAATTAATTTGTTGAGTAATGCAATTAAATTTACTTCGGTTGGCAGCGTCACTCTCCGAGTAGAATTAGCAGGCGATCGACAACCAACAACTAACAACCAACAACCGATAACTATTTATTTTGAAGTTGCCGATACTGGTGTAGGTATTGCTCAGACAGAAATTGATAAAATATTTGAAGCTTTTGTGCAAGCAGAAACAGGTAAACAATCTCAACAAGGAACTGGTTTAGGCTTATCTATTACTAAAAAGTTTGTCGAACTGATGGGAGGAAAGATTAGTGTTAGTTCCGCACTAGGGAAAGGTACAGTTTTTCAATTTGGTATCCAAGCTTTAGCAAGCGAAGTTAGTAAAACTATCGAGCAAAATAGAACTCAAAGGGTTATTGGGCTTCAACCCAATCGACAGGAATATCGCATCTTAGTAGTAGACGATCGTTGGGAGAATCGCCAGCTTTTACGAAGATTATTACAACCAGTTGGTTTTCAAGTTAAAGAAGCAGCAAACGGACGAGAAGCAATTGAAATGTGGCAACAATGGCAACCGCATTTGATTTGGATGGATATGCGAATGCCAGTCATGAATGGTTATGAGGCAACTCAAAAGATTAAATCTCATCTTCGAGGACAAGCTACTGCAATTATTGCTCTTACTGCCAGCACTCTTGAAGAAGAAAAAGCAATTGTTCTTTCGGCTGGTTGCGATGATTTTGTCCGCAAACCTTTTCATGAAGAAGACATTTTTGATAAGATGGCTCAATTTTTAGGTGTGCGATATATCTATGAAGAGATCGTCCCTAAAAATGTTTCCGAAGCTTCAAATGTGAAAAAATTAACACCGGAAGCTTTGACAGTTATGTCAAATGAATGGTTAATGAACCTCTCAGATGCTGCGGCTTTGATTGACGAAGAACAAATTGCTCAACTAGTGTCTCAAATTCCAGAAGCATATCAAGCATTAGCTCAATCTATTCAACAAGAAGTTAAAGAATTTAATTTTGACCGGATTATGAATTTTGCTC